A single window of Aphidius gifuensis isolate YNYX2018 linkage group LG1, ASM1490517v1, whole genome shotgun sequence DNA harbors:
- the LOC122847695 gene encoding uncharacterized protein LOC122847695, whose amino-acid sequence MRPKRTCVEKDQQISDDGDKNKNKVVINSLVHDSLAKIIMLLPIPERIDMEEVCTKWKDASQLAWYDIKEYKCESSIGRCYDNCLLTQSYLEKILSRCGKYLKKLSLSDIFDSRIMPFVGDHCKNLTTLKCKFDDTFLRYNADHFVQAFTQLDKLKCIEMLLNHTTKNETLNLFEIINSLPEEIDEIHIPNKRWWNGKRAVLFTLKKFKNLQKLTLHSLCLDELILQEIAETTTLVHLHIQLYDKHIEFPLFDKLVNLEYIQIEIQREDKETKDSTKVLDTIFCKCKNLKHLDIPKYFYDLAEISLGKWENLKNLEYLTLSCNEILPDLADTVVKYCKNLKHLFINPLYPDIEGNVVKKFTKLENLESLEINDKSLSEEAIIAISNNCKKLKRLELDDCTILSTIDGGEFSSPSVLNELSKLQYLEHLSLNGTERIDDNTIIDIANNCKNLKSLDICSHDDHDITETAFVALEKLENLEILRVAYRDISDSYISRLKGLKEFFCTGCWNLTDTGIIQLLKNNPDLEEICAYEIENFTIDLIVAADQATKNRTNGIILHIEIEDSSIIEASKPLITSQWLVVTG is encoded by the exons ATGAGACCAAAAAGAACATGTGTTGAAAAAGACCAACAAATCTCTGATGATGGTGacaagaataaaaacaaagttGTCATCAATTCACTGGTTCATGACTCGTtagcaaaaatcatcatgttgttGCCAATACCAGAACGGATAGACATGGAAGAAG tttgtaccaaatggaaagaTGCATCCcaactagcttggtatgacattaaagaatacaaatgtgaatcatcaattggacgttgttatgataactgtttgttgacacaatcatacctcgagaaaatattatcaagatgtggtaaatatctaaaaaaattgtctctCTCAGATATTTTCGACTCAAGGATCATGCCATTTGTTGGtgatcactgtaaaaatttaacaaccttaaaatgtaaatttgatgatacatTCTTAAGGTATAATGCTGATcactttgttcaagcatttacacaattggataaattaaaatgcattgaAATGTTACTAAACCATAcgacaaaaaatgaaacattgaatctatttgaaataattaatagtcttcccgaagaaattgatgaaattcatATACCTAATAAACGGTGGTGGAACGGTAAACGAGCAGTTCTTTTC actttgaaaaaatttaaaaatcttcaaaaactGACTTTACATAGCCTCTGTTTAGACGAGCTAATTCTTCAAGAAATAGCAGAAACAACAACACTTGTTCATCTTCACATTCAATTGTATGATAAACACATAGAGTTTCCTCTATTCGATAAACTCGTTAATTtggaatatattcaaatagagATTCAAAGAGAAGATAAAGAGACGAAAGACTCTACAAAAGTACTCGAcactattttttgtaaatgcaaaaatctaaaacatcttgatattccaAAATACTTTTATGATCTTGCTGAAATTTCTTTGGGAAAATGGGAAAAccttaaaaatttagaatatcttACTTTATCTTGTAATGAAATATTACCTGACTTAGCAGATACAgttgttaaatattgcaagaatttgaAACACTTGTTTATTAACCCTTTATACCCTGATATAGAGGGAAATGTTGTAAAAAAGTTtacaaaattggaaaatcTCGAAAGTTTAGAGATTAATGATAAATCCCTCAGTGAGGAAGCAATAAttgcaatttcaaacaattgtaaaaaactcaAACGTTTAGAACTTGATGATTGCACTATATTATCAACTATTGATGGTGGAGAATTTTCTTCTCCATCTGTTTTaaatgagttatcaaaattacaatatcttgaacatctaAGCTTGAATGGTACAGAAAGAATTGAcgataatacaattattgatattgctaataattgtaaaaacctaaAATCATTAGATATCTGTAGTCACGATGATCATGATATTACTGAAACAGCTTTCGTTGCTttagaaaagttggaaaatttagaaatactaAGAGTAGCTTATCGTGATATTTCAGACAGCTACATTAGCAGGTTGAAaggattaaaagaatttttttgtaccGGTTGTTGGAATCTTACTGATactggtattattcaattattaaaaaataacccagatCTTGAAGAAATCTGTGCTTatgaaatagaaaattttacaattgacTTGATTGTTGCtgctgatcaggcaactaaaaatcgtacaaatggtattattttacacatagAAATAGAAGATTCGTCAATAATTGAAGCTTCTAAGCCATTAATCACATCTCAATGGTTGGTTGTTACTGGTTAG
- the LOC122847710 gene encoding SCF E3 ubiquitin ligase complex F-box protein grrA-like: MNPICLDIKANVVKKLTKLENLESLEINNRYLREEAIIAISNNCKKLKRLELDDCTLLSTGIDGDELSSPSVLNELSKLQFLEHLSLDYTDIIDDNTIIAIANNCKNLKYLDICGNNDDISETALVTLTKLENLEILRVNCRYTSDSFIIRLKGLKEFYCGYCCNLTDTGIIEFIKNNPDLQKIYVFGIDNITTDLVIGADQATKNRTNGIILHIEIEDLSIIEASKSLITSQWLVVGT, translated from the coding sequence ATGAACCCTATATGCCTTGATATAAAGGCAAATGTTGTAAAAAAGTTAACAAAATTGGAAAATCTTGAAAGTTTAGAGATCAATAATAGATACCTCAGAGAGGAAGCAATAAtcgcaatttcaaacaattgtaaaaaacttaaacgtttagaaCTTGATGATTGCACTCTATTATCAACAGGTATTGATGGTGACGAACTTTCTTCTCCATCTGTTTTaaatgagttatcaaaattacaatttctTGAACATTTAAGCTTGGATTATAcagatattattgatgataatacaattattgctattgctaataattgtaaaaacctaaaatatttagatatcTGTGGTAACAATGATGATATTAGTGAAACAGCTCTCGTTACTTTAACAAAGttggaaaatttagaaatactaAGAGTAAACTGTCGTTATACTTCCGACAGCTTCATTATCAGGTTAAAaggattaaaagaattttattgtgGTTATTGTTGTAATCTTACTGATACtggtattattgaatttataaaaaataacccagatCTTCAAAAAATCTATGTCTTTGGAATAGATAATATTACAACTGACTTGGTTATTGGtgctgatcaggcaactaaaaatcgtacaaatggtataATTTTACACATAGAAATAGAAGATTTGTCAATAATTGAAGCTTCTAAGTCATTAATTACATCTCAATGGTTGGTTGTTGGAACATAG
- the LOC122856205 gene encoding LOW QUALITY PROTEIN: 1-Cys peroxiredoxin-like (The sequence of the model RefSeq protein was modified relative to this genomic sequence to represent the inferred CDS: inserted 1 base in 1 codon) — protein sequence MLLLGXTIPTFEAQTNIGVINFHEWIGNSWAILFFHPNDFTPVCTTELARAVKLMPEFQRLGVKVIALSCNSIIRVIKSLQLTDKYKVATPVDWKKGDEVMVQPTVTDNQAKKLYADKLKIIPVPSGKQYMRIVPQPEDPSMSAN from the exons ATGCTACTTCTTG GAACAATTCCAACCTTCGAAGCCCAAACAAATATTGGAGTGATTAATTTTCACGAATGGATTGGAAATTC ATgggcaatattattttttcatccaaATGATTTTACTCCAGTATGTACAACTGAATTAGCACGAGCAGTAAAATTAATGCCAGAATTTCAACGACTTGGTGTTAAAGTAATTGCATTGTCATGTAATTCA ATCATTAGAGTCATTAAATCTCTACAACTAACTGACAAGTACAAAGTTGCAACACCAGTTGATTGGAAG aaAGGTGATGAAGTCATGGTTCAACCAACAGTCACTGACAATcaagctaaaaaattatacgcTGATAAATTGAAGATCATTCCAGTACCATCTGGTAAACAGTACATGAGAATTGTTCCACAACCAGAAGACCCATCAATGTCAGCAAACTAA
- the LOC122847698 gene encoding uncharacterized protein LOC122847698 — MPFVANHCKNLTTLECKFDDTFLRYNANHFVQAFTQLDKLKCIKMLLNHKTKNETMNLFEIINSLPEEIDEIHIPNKRWWNGKRAVLFTLKKFKNLQKLTLHSLCLDELILQEIAEATTLVHLNIELYCKHIDFPLFDKLVNLEYIQIEIQREDRETKDPTKVLDTIFCKCKNLKHLDIPYYFYDLAKIPLAKWKNLRNLEYLTLSCHEVSPDLADTIVKYCKNLKHLFMNPRFPDIKANVVEKFTKLENLESLEINDRSLGEEAIIAISNNCKKLKRLELGDCAVLTGIDNDASPRELSSPSVLNELSKLHYLEHLSLSDTETIEDNTIITIANNCKNLKYLDICSHDDHDITETAFVALEKLENLEILRVGSRNISDSYISRLKGLKVFFCAYSWNLTDTGIIQLIKNNPDLEEICAFGIENFTIDLVVAADQATKNRTNGIILHIEIDDLSIIEASKSLIKSQWLVFC; from the exons atgccatttgttgctaatcattgtaaaaatttaacaaccttggaatgtaaatttgatgatacatTCTTAAGGTATAATGCTAATcactttgttcaagcatttacacaattggataaattaaaatgcattaaaatGTTACTGAACCATAAgacaaaaaatgaaacaatgaatctatttgaaataattaatagccTTCCCgaagaaattgatgaaattcatATACCTAATAAACGTTGGTGGAATGGTAAACGAGCAGTTCTTTTC actttaaaaaaatttaaaaatcttcaaaaactGACTTTACATAGCCTCTGTTTAGACGAGCTAATTCTTCAAGAAATAGCAGAAGCAACAACACTTGTTCATCTTAACATTGAACTATATTGTAAACACATAGACTTTCCTCTATTCGATAAACTCGTTAATTtagaatatattcaaatagagATTCAAAGAGAAGATAGAGAGACGAAAGACCCTACAAAAGTACTCGAcactattttttgtaaatgcaaaaatctaaaacatcttgatattccaTATTACTTTTATGATCTTGCTAAAATTCCTTTGGCAAAATGGAAAAACTTAAGGAATTTAGAATACCTTACTTTATCTTGTCATGAAGTATCACCTGACTTAGCagatacaattgttaaatattgcaagaatttgaAACACTTGTTCATGAACCCTAGATTTCCTGATATAAAGGCAAATGTTGTAGAAAAGTTtacaaaattggaaaatcTCGAAAGTTTAGAGATTAATGATAGATCCCTCGGTGAGGAAGCAATAAtcgcaatttcaaacaattgtaaaaaacttaaacgtttagaaCTTGGTGACTGCGCAGTATTAACAGGTATTGATAATGACGCGTCACCTCGCGAACTTTCTTCTCCATCTGTTTTaaatgagttatcaaaattacattatCTTGAACATCTAAGCTTGAGTGATACAGAAACAATTGaagataatacaattattactattgctaataattgtaaaaacctaaaatatttagatatcTGTAGTCACGATGATCATGATATTACTGAAACAGCTTTCGTTGCTttagaaaagttggaaaatttagaaatactaAGAGTAGGTTCTCGTAATATTTCAGACAGCTACATTAGCAGGTTGAAAggattaaaagtatttttttgtgcTTATTCTTGGAATCTTACTGATactggtattattcaattaataaaaaataacccagatCTTGAAGAAATCTGTGCCTTTggaatagaaaattttacaattgacttggttgttgctgctgatcaggcaactaaaaatcgtacaaatggtatcatTTTACACATAGAAATAGATGATTTGTCAATAATTGAAGCTTCCAAGTCAttaattaaatctcaatggttggttTTTTGTTAG
- the LOC122847699 gene encoding uncharacterized protein LOC122847699: MPFVGDHCKNLTTLECKFDDNSLIDNADHFVQAFTHLDKLKCIKMLLNHTTENKTMNLFEIINSLPEEIDEIHIVYKHWFYDERAVFFTLKRFKNLKKLTLHSLCLDELILQEIAEATTLVHLDIELCNTHIEFPLFNKLVDLEYIRIEIKGKKKDNKVSTKVLNTIFCKCKNLKHLDIPNDFYDLAEISLAKWKNLKNLEYLRLSCYEILPDLADTIVKYCKNLKHLFMNPICLDIKANVVKKLTKLENLESLEIDDRYLREEAIIAISNNCKKLKRLELDDCTLVSTGIDGDDFSSPSVFIELSKLQYLEHLSLNYTDIIDDNTIIAIANNCKNLKYLDICGNNDDITETGFVALTKLENLEVLRVGFRDLSDSYIIGLKGLKEFYCGYCWNLTDTGIIEFIKNNPDLEDINVKGIDNITMDLVIGADQATKNRTNGIILHIEVDDSSIIEASKSIIESQWLVVTD; encoded by the exons ATGCCGTTTGTTGGtgatcattgtaaaaatttgacaaccttggaatgtaaatttgatgataattccttaattgataatgctgatcactttgttcaagcatttacacacttggataaattgaaatgCATTAAAATGTTACTGAACCATACgacagaaaataaaacaatgaatctatttgaaataattaatagtcttccagaagaaattgatgaaattcatATAGTTTATAAACATTGGTTTTACGATGAACGAGCAGTTTTTTTC actttaaaaagatttaaaaatcttaaaaaactGACTTTACATAGCCTTTGTTTAGACGAGCTGATTCTTCAAGAAATAGCAGAAGCAACAACACTTGTTCATCTTGACATTGAACTATGTAATACACACATAGAGTTTCCTCTATTCAATAAACTCGTTGATTTAGAATATATTCGAATAGAGATTAAAggaaaaaagaaagataaCAAAGTCTCTACAAAAGTACTCAAcactattttttgtaaatgcaaaaatctaaaacatcttgatattccaaatgatttttatgatCTTGCTgaaatttctttggcaaaatggaaaaacttaaaaaatttagaatatcttCGTTTATCTTGTTATGAAATACTACCTGACTTAGCagatacaattgttaaatattgcaaaaatttGAAACACTTGTTCATGAACCCTATATGCCTTGATATAAAGGCAAATGTTGTAAAAAAGTTAACAAAATTGGAAAATCTTGAAAGTTTAGAGATCGATGATAGATACCTCAGGGAGGAAGCAATAAtcgcaatttcaaacaattgtaaaaaactcaAACGTTTAGAACTTGATGATTGCACTCTAGTATCAACAGGTATTGATGGTGACGATTTTTCTTCTCCATCTGTTTTTATcgagttatcaaaattacaatatcttgaacatctaAGCTTGAATTATAcagatattattgatgataatacaattattgctattgctaataattgtaaaaacctaaaatatttagatatcTGTGGTAACAATGACGATATTACCGAAACAGGTTTCGTTGCTTTAACAAAGTTGGAAAATTTAGAAGTACTAAGAGTAGGTTTTCGTGATCTTTCAGACAGCTACATTATCGGGTTAAAaggattaaaagaattttattgtgGTTATTGTTGGAATCTTACTGATACtggtattattgaatttataaaaaataacccagatCTTGAAGATATTAATGTCAAAGGTatagataatattacaatGGACTTGGTTATTGGTGCAGatcaggcaactaaaaatcgtacaaatggtataATTTTACACATAGAAGTAGATGATTCGTCAATAATTGAAGCTTCTAAGTCAATAATTGaatctcaatggttggttGTTACTGATTAG
- the LOC122857078 gene encoding LOW QUALITY PROTEIN: telomerase reverse transcriptase-like (The sequence of the model RefSeq protein was modified relative to this genomic sequence to represent the inferred CDS: deleted 3 bases in 2 codons), translated as EKIVLYILRQYVDIDEKNYILREGVAQGLNTSSSFSEIYYSTMVKANFLKFKKEGNLFRYVDDFLYITHNKEYAQDFLNIIKTGINSYKCKFSKSKIFTNLQPYCNKEFSYLGYKFNIDTLQIISEYFDKSIQYMVTSDVVEPDKTLATFYKRLKHIQMLKINQLSLSYKINNSSTIENTVKKISKIAADKCAILLVNMFEIEDIIYNKIISIMRKYIHFLTKKIIMNFCLESDKCHLQFQDVQDIIWKAHAKAINRKPALYEKIDLYT; from the exons gaaaaaattgttttatatattcttagACAGTatgttgatattgatgaaaaaaattatatattaagaGAAGGTGTTGCACAGGGTTTAAATACTTCATCAAGTTTTTCAGAAATATATTACAGTACAATGGTAAAAGcgaactttttaaaatttaaaaaagaaggtaatttatttagatatgttgatgattttttatacataacaCATAATAAG GAATATGctcaagattttttaaatattatcaaaacagGAATTAACAGTTATAAgtgtaaattttcaaaaagtaaa atatttacaaatttacagCCATATTGTAATAAAGAATTTTCTTATCttggatataaatttaatattgatacattacaaataatttctgaatattttgataaatcaattcaaTATATGGTAACATCAGATGTTGTGGAACCAGATAAAACACTTGCAACGTTTTACAAAAGACTTAAACATATACAAATgcttaaaataaatcaattaagtttgagttataaaataaataattcaagtacaattgaaaatactgttaaaaaaatatcaaaaattgctGCTGATAAATGTGCTATTTTATTGGTAAATATGTTTGAAATTGaggatattatttataataaaattattagtattatgagaaaatatattcattttttgactaaaaaaattatcatgaattTTTGTCTTGAAAGCGACAAGTGTCATTTGCAATTTCAAGATGTTCAAGATATTATTTGGAAAGCTCATGCTAAAGCTATTAATAGAAAACCTgctttgtatgaaaaaattg ACTTGTACACGTAA
- the LOC122847690 gene encoding uncharacterized protein LOC122847690 — translation MRPKRRCATKNKQISDSGNNKKMQKRTCVAKNQQISDGGDKNKKKVVINSLDHDSLAKIFMLLPIPERIEMEKVCTKWKEACQLAWYDIKKYKCESSIGRCYDNRLLTQSYLEKILLRCGNYLRDLSISDVCDSSIMPFVGDHCKNLTTLEYKFNGNSLIYNADHFVQAFTQLDKLKCIKMLMNHSTTKKAVDLFEIINSLPKEINEIHMVNECQWHDKRAVLFTLNKFKNLQKLTLINFCVDEVVLQEIAEATTLVHLAVQFYDTHIKFPLFDKLVNLEYIRIEIPIAVNSTYVLNTIFGTCKNLKHLDIPSYSYDLAKLPLAEWKNLKNLEYLTLSCDEVLPDLADTIVEYCENLKHLSIQSRCAIIDANVVSKLTKLENLESLEINNRYLREEAIIAISNNCKKLKRLELNDCYIVPSIGSNKLSSPSVLNKLSKLQYLEHLSLNLTDIEDNTIIAIANNCKNLKYLDICGNNEDITETAFVALTKLENLETLKVYCRHISDDFIIRLKGLKELFCGYSENLTNTGIIQFIKNNPDLKYICASGKDNSTIDLVIAADQATKNRTNGIILHIIVYCPLLIEASKSIITSQWLVVTGYGA, via the exons ATGAGGCCAAAAAGAAGATGTGCTacgaaaaacaaacaaatctcTGATAGtggcaataataaaaaaatgcaaaaaagaACATGTGTTgcaaaaaaccaacaaatttCTGATGGCGGtgacaagaataaaaaaaaagttgtcatCAATTCACTGGATCATGACTCGTTAGCAAAAATCTTTATGCTGTTGCCAATACCAGAACGGATAGAAATGGAAAAAG tttgtaccaaatggaaagaggcatgtcaactagcttggtatgacattaaaaaatacaaatgtgaatcatcaattggacgttgttatgataaccgtttgttgacacaatcataccttgaaaaaatattattaagatgtggtAATTATCTAAGAGATTTGTCTATCTCAGATGTTTGTGattcaagtatcatgccaTTTGTTGGTGATCATTGTAAAAACTTAACAACCttggaatataaatttaatggtaATTCCTTAATTTATAATGCTGATcactttgttcaagcatttacacaattggataaattaaaatgcattaaaatGTTAATGAACCATTCGACAACAAAAAAAGCAGTTGatctatttgaaataattaatagtcttccaaaagaaattaatgaaattcatatgGTTAATGAATGTCAGTGGCACGATAAACGAGCAGTTCTTTTC actttaaataaatttaaaaatcttcagAAACTGACTTTAATTAACTTCTGCGTAGACGAGGTAGTTCTTCAAGAAATAGCAGAAGCAACAACACTTGTTCATCTTGCAGTTCAATTCTATGATACCCACATAAAGTTTCCTCTATTCGATAAACTCGTTAATTTGGAATATATTCGAATAGAGATTCCAATAGCAGTAAACTCTACATACGTACTCAACACTATTTTTGgtacatgcaaaaatctaaaacatcttgatattccGAGTTACTCTTATGATCTTGCTAAACTTCCTTTGGCAGAATGGAAAAACTTAAAGAATTTAGAATATCTTACTTTATCTTGTGATGAAGTATTACCTGACTTAGCAGatacaattgttgaatattgcgAGAATTTAAAACACTTGTCCATACAATCTAGATGCGCTATTATAGACGCAAATGTTGTAAGTAAGTTAACAAAATTGGAAAATCTTGAAAGTTTAGAGATCAATAATAGATACCTCAGAGAGGAAGCAATAAtcgcaatttcaaacaattgtaaaaaacttaaacgtttagaaCTTAATGATTGCTATATAGTACCATCTATTGGTAGTAACAAACTTTCTTCTCCATCTGTTTTAAAtaagttatcaaaattacaatatcttgaacatctaAGCTTGAATCTAACAGATATTGaagataatacaattattgctattgctaataattgtaaaaacctaaaatatttagatatcTGTGGTAACAATGAAGATATTACTGAAACAGCTTTTGTTGCTTTAACAAAGTTGGAAAATTTAGAAACACTAAAAGTATATTGTCGTCATATTTCAGACGACTTCATTATCAGGTTGAAAGGATTGAAAGAATTATTTTGTGGTTATTCTGAGAATCTTACTAATactggtattattcaatttataaaaaataacccagatCTTAAATACATCTGTGCCTCTGGAAAAGATAATTCTACAATTGACTTGGTTATTGCtgctgatcaggcaactaaaaatcgtacaaatggtatcattttacacataataGTGTATTGTCCGTTATTGATAGAAGCCTCCAAGTCAATAATTACATCTCAATGGTTGGTTGTTACTGGTTATGGAGCATAG
- the LOC122847712 gene encoding peroxiredoxin-6, giving the protein MVLLGEQFPNFEAQTNIGMINFHEWIGNSWAILFSHPNDFTPVCTTELARAVKLMPEFQRLGVKVIALSCNSVDSHVEWIKDIKSYADVTMDDFPYPIIEDVSRILSTKLGMLDPDELSKEGLPMSARAVFIIDQNKKMRLSIIYPATTGRNFDEIIRVIESLQLTDKYKVATPVDWKKGDEVMVQPTVTDNQAKKLYADKLKIIPVPSGKQYMRIVPQPEDSSMSAN; this is encoded by the exons ATGGTACTTCTTGGTGAACAATTCCCAAACTTTGAAGCCCAAACAAACATTGGAATGATTAATTTTCACGAATGGATTGGAAATTC atgggcaatattattttctcatcCAAATGATTTTACTCCAGTATGTACAACTGAATTAGCACGAGCAGTAAAATTAATGCCAGAATTTCAACGACTTGGTGTTAAAGTAATTGCATTGTCATGTAATTCAGTTGATTCACATGTTGAATGGATCAAG GATATCAAAAGTTATGCTGATGTTACAATGGATGATTTTCCATATCCAATTATTGAAGATGTATCACGTATATTGTCAACAAAACTTGGTATGCTTGATCCAGATGAATTGAGCAAAGAAGGCTTACCAATGTCAGCAAGAgctgtatttattattgatcaaaataaaaaaatgcgtttatcaataatttatccaGCAACAACTGGAAGAAACTTTGA TGAGATCATCAGAGTCATTGAATCTCTACAACTGACTGACAAGTACAAAGTTGCAACACCAGTTGATTGGAAG aaAGGTGATGAAGTCATGGTTCAACCAACAGTCACTGACAATcaagctaaaaaattatacgcTGATAAATTGAAGATCATTCCAGTACCATCTGGTAAACAGTACATGAGAATTGTTCCACAACCAGAAGACTCATCAATGTCAGCCAACTAA